Below is a window of Lagenorhynchus albirostris chromosome 11, mLagAlb1.1, whole genome shotgun sequence DNA.
gaaagaaataccACTTCTGTTTATTTGGGGTACAGGAAACATTGTGTGGGTAAATGAGATGTGTGTAAGTTCTTTCACTAGCATCTGAACTGGGATAGCCTCTGTTGGATGGGGATGTAGTGGTGAGTGGCTCTGACCAGAGGGACTAATATGCTAGATCCTGAGGCCTTGACTCCTCACTCCCAGCCCTGTGGGAAGAGACCCGGAGCTCCTCAGCGCCCCTTCGCCCTTGCTCAGCTGCTTCAGATGATTCCTGAGTGTGATGTGGTCTCGTTTCCTTCTTCAGGTAGAATGGAAGAATCTCACTTCAATTCTAACCCGTACTTCTGGCCTTCCATCCCCACGGTCTCAGGACAGGTACGtggtgtttggttttttgcttctGCTCCACTGGGTACTTTTTTCAGCTCTGAGTAGCAAGTCCTGTTACCGTGGACACTGAAGCAAGATAAATCCCATGCTGTTTCGCCAGGCCCCCCATCGTTGAGAATTACACAGTGTTTCTGTTCAGCTTCTCTCTGGAAGCACAGATATTAACCACCCGCCTTTTGATCCCCACAGAGGATAGACAGTGTGAGGTGCCGAGGGAGCAGACAGACTTGGGACTCTCCCTCAGAGGCCACTGTCCCGTTCCTTTTCTTTCAGATTGAGAACACGATGTTCATCAACAAGATGAAGGACCAGCTCTTGCCAGAGAAGGGCTGTGGGCTGGCTCCACCCCACTACCCCACCTTGCTGACAGTGCCTGCCTCGGTGTCCCTGCCCTCGGGCATCAGCATGGACACAGAGTCCAAGTCAGACCAGCTGACCCCACATAGCCAGGCATCCGTTACCCAGAATATCACGGTGGTCCCTGTGCCGTCGACAGGACTGATGACCGCTGGTGAGCACCCTCTGCTCTTCTCCAATCTGAGGTGTTGATCCTCCACGATCAGTACCCCAGGCTGGAGGGCGCcaaggacatggggagtgggataTGTGTTTGATTACTCAATCAGatttttattaagtgcctactgtgtgcctagCAATGCGCTAGGCATTGTGGGCGATACAAAGAAGTAGAAGATGCGGTCCCTGcctttgaggaggtgacattctttccttctctgaatcAAGGAGTCTCCTGTTCTCAGAggtggagaagagaagggagtCAATCAAGGGGTAAATCTCACTGTtactgggggcggggtggggacagGGGTTAGGAGACCATTGTCTTTCTACAGGGTTTGGGGTTTCCTGTATACTCTGGGCGGGGGGGCGGTGGTGAGGGGTTAAATAGACCATGATCTGGGGAAAATGACGTAGGACTAGGATCCGGACTGGGCAACATGACACCATCTCCTTTTTCTCACAATCCTAGGTCCCGGCTTGGTTATCACATCCCCCTCAGGCTCCCTCGTGACCACAGCCTCGTCAGCTCAGACCTTCCCCATTTCGGCTCCCATGATTGTCTCAGCTCTTCCCCCTGGCTCACAAGCCCTGCAGGTGGTCCCTGACCTCTCTAAGAAGGTAGCATCGACCCTAACAGAGGAaggaggcggcggcggtggcggcggcggcacTGTGGCCGCTAAGCCCCCCCGGGGCCGAAAGAAGAAGCGGATGCTGGAATCGGGGCTTCCCGAGATGAACGACCCTTACGTCCTCTCCCCTGAGGATGACGATGACCATCAGAAAGACGGCAAGACCTACAGGTGAGGATCAGAGCCGGGCAGGGTGGGGTGCGGCTCTCTCAGCTTCCCTGCCCCCATCGGGCTCCGCGCTCCGGCAGCTTCCGCCTCGGATCCACGTGCATGTCAAGTGTTCTGTTGAGGGTTAGGACGGTGGAGCTTCTGGCCCTTCTCTGGCTCCTCTTCCCCAGGATGCAGACCCATTTCACCCCTTCCTTCTTTGAGGTCTTCAGCATTGACTTATTTTGGGGTGACGTAATGGAATTTCTTTCTTGTAATGAGGCTTTAGACTGGGTTTGAGACTCTTGTCTCCAGCTCCTTTTTGGTTTCTACATTTTCCATTCCTATTTTTTCAAGAAACATTTCTGGTAAGCCCCTAACCTTAACCAGTGTGCTATCCACCGGTTCTTGGGCCGTATTTGAGCATTGAGCCTGCCTGACCCTGCATGGTTGGGATGATGGGAGGGGTCTGTATAAAAAGGTGGAACGAATAGGatacctccccttccccctgtgGAATATATGCTTGTGAGATGGCTGTTTTCTCACTTTCTCATTCATGGAAGTTCTTTTGATCCTCTACTTCCTTTAAGTCGTCCATTGCCAAAAAGCATTATAAGCATATTTGCATGTGGTACTATACAAAAATAAGTACATATCTAAACTCCCTGCCCTTTGAAAGGTGGAAATCTTTTAATCCCCTTGAGAACCGTCAAGGGCCCTAGTGGGTTTGGGGAGTCTGGTCCCAGTGTACAGAGTGGAATAGCCACCGTCACAGCTTTGACACAGACAGGGGTAGATGTGCATGGCTGGGAGACTGGGTCTGTCCTTAGTGTACCGAGATGGGCAATGTTGTTCCCATTTTAGGAGCGAAGGGAACTGCGGCACAGGAAATGGACAGAGCCTTGGGCTCATGGATTCAGTTCCCGGCTCCACCAcgaacttgctgtgtgaccctgggcaagtccttttcccctctctgggcctcagtttcctcatctgtaaaatggggagaattcTGTTTATGCCTCCCAGCTCTTGGGAGTTATATATCAAATGAGATTTGAAATGTTGGGAACTTCGAAAGAGACGAGAAATAGTCATCATTTAGCGTTTACTTTTATGTGTTGTACACTTCTACCATGGAGAGTTCAGAGCGTTTAAATCCGTCTTTGTAAGTCAAAATGAGGGGAGTGTTGCTATGCAGAAAGTATTGAGCACTGCAGAATTCCAGCTCGTAATCTGAaagttcactgcagctttattaTTACAGGTGTACCCCACTTACACAGTAAAAGTGTTCCTGAGCAATGTTTACATCATATTATAAAGGTACTTGACAAGTTTGGTTCATTTAAAGGTATCATACATTCCATAAAATGAAAatcccttttaaatttattttgtagaaatttggatttttatgtGTTGGCTTAAAGTGAGGTCATTGTGACTTGGAGCTACACCTGAACAAGACCGGTTGTTGCAGGAACGGTGGGGGGGCTCCCTGACACTCTGTAGGGCCCTTCCCGCGGGTCAGCGTCATCTGGTTCTGCCAaggtttctctctctttgtcttccGGACCCACATTAAAGCTATTTCTGGACTTGCCACACTGTGCATGTGCAAAGAAATGTGAACAGTACAATTGGAGGGCAGCCCTGATAGGATTTTCCACACACTGCCTCCAGGTGACTAAAGAGAACTCTGAATTTAAGGGGGATTGATTATGTTATAGGTAAATGGAATTTCTTCAGAAACTCAGAACTCTGAGGTTCCAAAGGAATCTTTTTAATCACGAGGAGTCCCTGTTTCGATACAGGTGTGGGTCAACCACATCCATTCCTGTGGTCTGTGGCATTTGACTGGGTATTAGGGGAACTGGGTTCTTTTTCTCTGGGCAGGTCAACTTATTTCTAGTAAAATTTGAAGACCAGTCATGGCCCTCATCTATCCTGTGGAAATGTTTTGAGGGAAAATCAGAGTATCTGAAAGTGTTTTTGAACATCTTAGGGGAAAAAGCGTTGATAATTCACTTCAAAGCGGTTACTGTAACCAAGGCCATTGCCTTGCAGGCCTCCAAGGGAGCACCCTTGTGGTGTCGGGTGTGAATGGTGCCCCCTGGAGCTGTGCGCCCAGCGACACGGCCACTGCCCACTGCCACAGCTCTCCTAATCGGGTTTCTTTCCCAGCACCTGACATCCTGCATTAGGCTTGTACTTATTTGGCTTCTCTGTAGTTTTAGTGTTTAAACATTTCTGGCAGATGATAGGATGGTCCAGCTTCCCCCTGGATACCTCTAGTGTGAGGAGTCTTAAGGTTAGGTGAGAGTGAGTCACTGTTCGCCCTTTGGCAAATTGCTTTACCTTTCTGAGCCTTTGTGCTCCTTTCTGTAGAACAGGGATAGTACTTGCCAGGTTGTTTTAAGGAGCGGAAACAATGTGTTTAAAGGACCTAATTGGAGCCCGGCAGTGTCAGGCACAACAACAGTGTCAGGCACAACAACAGTGTCAGGCACTTACTACTACCGTTACTACTGTGTTATTGTTATGTTATCCTTATTATACTCATACCTCTGGAGACAGCTTATGTTGTTGCCAGTCCATTATTGATGAGTTTAAGTTTTGCAGATTCTTCCCTCGTTGAAAACTTTGAGGAAGAGGGTGATTTTCTCTTCTATAACTAATCTCAGGTTAAGGGGTGCAGTTATGTGTTCAGCATTCACAGGCAAACTAATGAGGTTTTGCTTGAGCTAAAATCATTCCACCTGTCTGAGAAATCTTAGCGGAGGGAAGCTGTTTTGTAACTCTAGTGCAGTTCCTCTCCAAGTGACACTGTGTCTAGTTTTCTAACCTCAGTTTTAGTGAAGTGTATAGCAGCATGAGCTCATTCAGCACTGGTGCTGCTGACCTTAATGCAGTTTTATTGTTAGCGAATGCTTGGCTTACCATTGACTCTCCTGGGTGTTTGCTGGCCCTTTGGGGGGCAGTTATttatctctccattttacagaccagaAAATTGAGGTCTAGATTGATGAGCAAGCCTGTAACTGAACCCTGAGTAGAGCCCCGGTGTCCAGACTTCTGTTGGCTGTGTCCTTTGGACCCTGCTAACTATAAACAgaacctcccaccctcccacacaATGGTTGGGCATCCCAGACAACAGCCAGGGGTTGGTAAACAGGTAATCGGATTTCTTTCAGAATTATCAAGTGACTAGAGAACTAGAAATTGGCCTCAATGATTGGATTTTTAATGGAAGCATTAATACAGGAACCATACCCCCAAGTAACAGTGGTCTCTTCTTCTCTGAGGAGCTCAGAGTTCTTTTTAGTCTGCACTCAGTTATTCTCTGCATATTCTCTTGGGATCAGGAAAAAAGCAGAAGTCACCCTTCACCATCCTAAGCCCCTCCTAGAGAGAGACGTTGGGGGGGGGACCCAGAGAAGAGGGACTTGCCCCAGTGGCCTGGCTTCAGCCCACATTGTGTGCTGGTGAGTTGTTGAGTGATAGGGTTCCAGCTCACATATAGATAGCTTTCGCCCAGTAAAGTATGAGTAATTGTGACTTATCTTGCCCACAGGCCTCCTTATTTGATATTGTTGGGCAGTATAAGAGCAGGAAGAAGGATTACCAGCTCAGATGATGCATGAAAGTGTATTCAGATGATACTGTTGTCAACCCGAAGTGCTGGCATTGAGctaggaaagaggaaaggtttaGCGGGGAGGCTCGGTATTttgccagtcttttttttctccttcatatttGAGGGATACAACCCACTCCAGCAGTTACCTTGGCTCGTTGCAGAAGTAATTCTCACTTGATTGCcagggggccgggggccggggggagTCGGTGGAACATCAGATCCAGAGCGGAGGCCGGACATGTGGTTTGGGAAAGCCCCCTCCAAATAACCCTGGTAATTCTTACCTCATCCCTCTAGAAATCACTggcaaaaaggagaaaatctgAGAGAAGACAGTTATCTGAGGAGACAGGAGAAAAGTCCTCTGAGGAATCTAGTCAGTTCGTCCTCATTGTCACCTCAGGAGCTTGAGGATTACCTGAGGGATGTACTTTCTCCACGGGAAACTGGGGAAAGGGGTTCTTTAGAAATCTGAAGTCAAGTTACAGGCAGAAGGAAGACAGAGGCTAGGTGATACTCCTGGTCCGGTGAAGGCCGTGTCAGCCCAGGGCCTGTAATAAGAGTTTCCTGTCTTACCTGGTTGAATTCTTGTTTATGTACACACTTAGGGAGTCCAGGCATTTCAGCAAACACTTATTAAATACTTGTGTTGGGCTGTATTAGAAGGGCAGACTGTAACGGTAGATAAAATAGAGCTCCTCCTCTCGAGGGCCTCGCGTTGTCGCTGGAATAGAAGAGAGATCAGATAGGTTGGCATCTTTGGAAGTGGAGGGGCGGGTTCAGCAACGCCCTCACGGTGGGCAGGGTCCTAACTGCTGCCCTCCCTTGGCCCAGGTGCCGGATGTGCTCCCTGACGTTCTACTCGAAGTCGGAGATGCAGATCCACTCCAAGTCACACACCGAGACCAAGCCCCACAAGTGCCCACACTGCTCCAAGACGTTCGCCAACAGCTCCTACCTGGCCCAGCACATCCGTATCCACTCGGGGGCCAAGCCCTACAGTTGTAACTTCTGTGAGAAGTCCTTCCGCCAGCTCTCTCACCTCCAGCAGCACACCCGGTAAGGCTGCTTGCAGTCTCCCCCCGACTCCCTGCCGTGGACCCCTCACCCCGAGGCCACGTGGCCCACGCCTCCTCTCTTCTCCACATGTTTTCTTTTGTCCCTTTCAACTCTGCCCTTTGGGAGCCTCGATTCTCTCCCACTGCTGTCTGTGAAAACTAAACTGCGTATCCCTGCAGCTTGGGGGTGGTGCCTGGAACATTGTGCTCTCCGGTCCCAAGGTCTGCAACGATTTATGtggcttctctctgtgtctgtgttcgGAAATCTTCTGCAGAGCAGGCCCTGCTTTTACTATATGCGTCAGTTCAGAGCCAAGGTGTGCATTCAACCTCAGGTCCATGGGGGACAGGCGGTGTTGGTCTTTGTTCAAATTACTGTTTGGAAGCAGGGTGTCTGTGGTGAGTGTGTAACCTTGGCACAAAGCAGAGGGCTGACGAGACCGAAATCTTTAAGGTTACAGGAGCCAGGGGTGCAGCTCTTCATCATCTCACTGCCATTCTAGCCACCGACTTAAGATGAGCAGCAACCTAGATGTGGGTGTCCTCTTCACGAGCCTCTCCAGGCCGGCGCGGgtttgtgggggagggaggaaggggtgctCTCATCCGTCAAGCAACATCATTTCACCCAGCGGAGAGCTGAGCCCGTGGTGTCGAaccgctccctcctccccccttccctcctctcctctccggCAGGATCCACTCCAAGATGCACACGGAGACCATCAAGCCCCACAAGTGCCCGCACTGCTCCAAGACCTTCGCCAACACCTCCTACCTGGCCCAGCACCTCCGTATCCACTCGGGGGCCAAGCCCTACAACTGTTCCTACTGCCAGAAGGCCTTCCGccagctctcccacctccagcAGCACACACGGTAAGGGAGAGTGGCGGGCTACTGCCCCCGCCCCGCTGgcatgccctccccacccccgccccggacACACACAACAACCCGcatgcggggggcgggggagagacCCGGCTGGAGGAGAGAGCTGGCCGGAGGAAAGCACAGCTGGCATCTGGGAGGAAGACCAAGCAAGACTGGAGACGCAAGCGGACGCTCAGAGAGCCTTTCTGGGGCAGAAGCAGCGCCGAGGAGACACAGTGACTGTGGGACATTCCCTGATCCGAGGGAGGAGGAAACTCACTGGGAGCAGAGCCGACGTTTCCTTCCCTCATTTCCCTCCCTGGAGACACCTGTGCACACATCCTGCAAGATTCTCGATGTCAAAGCAGGGCCATTTGGTCGGAGAAGACCATCCCTCTAGCCCTTAGGGCACCGATTATGAACGGGAGGAGGTATAATCAGACTTCAGCTGGGTACCAACTCAGCGACACCTACAGCACCAAGCAAGGCTCCGAGGGATGCCAGGGGTACAGGAGAGAACAAAGCACAGCGTAAATGTTCACAGAGAACCGGCAAATGAGACGAAAATGCTCCTACTCCATAAGGATGTGTACTTTGTCCCGTGAATCTGGAGTGGCTCAGAGGCGAGCCTGCCTCCTGGAAGAGCTGATGGTCTCCTTCAGTGGGATCTCAAGTTGAGCTGGAGTCCAGACTCCTGCTGGCTACAGGTCTCCTCTCCCGGCTGCTTCTGGAGGTGGCGATCCCTCTTAAAGTGGTCCGACAGCTTGCTTCTCGAAGAGGAGGAATCGGGCTTTCCTCACAAGGAGACGTGTCCTGCGAGGTTTTCAGGATTTCATACCCGGGATCTCGAAAAGCACCTGGTCACAGAGATGGTTCTGAAGTCCCTGCCAAGGAGCAGGGTTCTGCCAACCTTCAAGTCCTTGGCTCGTCTCAGCAGAGGGCCCTATAGTGTTTGGAAAGAGGTCAGATCAGTACTAAACTAGGCATTTCCTGCCGTTAGGGGCTGAGCTGGGAAAAGCCCCAAGGAGCTTCCACCAGCATCGATGTTGCTGCTGCCCTTCACAGTTCGCATAACTCTGTGCTTTTCTTTGACCCCAGAACTTGCTCTGGGATTGGTGTTAAGGCTGAAGGGGTAGTTTCTGGCTGTATGTTGGAGGCCAAGGGAGAAGTGTTACGTGTTTCTTTTTTCTCGCCGTGTGTTTATCTCACGTTTCTGAACTCTCGTGAGGGCCGGTGACTGTAGGAGCTGCCTTGGCTGCCAGATCGTGGCCTCCCCGCGCCTTGGCCGCCCAGCCCCCGGCCCTCCGCCAGCAGAGAGGAGCCCAGCTTGAGCGGAGTGGAGCGGGCGGCGAGCAGCAGTCGGGCCCGCTGGCCTGAGCCAGCGTCTCCTGGAGACCCACCCTGTGCTCCCAGAGGAGGCCTGTTAAGGCGCTGGTCCCTGAGCGGCCTTGCTGATgtccttcccctttcttcttctctcgtCCCGTGCAGAATCCACACCGGGGATAGGCCGTACAAATGTGCACACCCGGGCTGCGAGAAAGCCTTCACACAGCTCTCCAACCTGCAGGTAGGTGCTCCACCCTCCACACGAGGCCTGGAGTCTAAGACTTGGGGTCACAGTGCCGTTTGACtagtacagtggttctcaaactttttcagGCCGCTTTACGTTCTTAACAGTCACTGGGGAGCCCAAAGAGCTTTCGTTGATGTGGGTAACACCTACTTACGTAGACGTTATGAAACTGAAAAACTATTtagtaatttgtttaaaaataacaaacccCGTTGTacattaacataaataacatatctTTTAACCTCCCTTCCTGCAAAAAGTTTGGTGAGAAGAACGGCATTGCTTTATGTTTATGCACGTTTCTCTAATGTCTGGCTTACTAGAAGATGGAGAGATTCTCTTATCTGCTGCGTTCAGTCTTTACGATATTACACGTCGTGTAATCTCTGTATAGTCATGaaagaatgagagtgaaaaggcaaacggtgtcttattattattattattttgaaaatagttgTGACCTTGCGGGCCCCCTGAAAAGGTCTTGGTGTTCCCTGGCAGTCCCCATGCCtccctttgagaaccactggactagTGGGACCAGGCGTAGCCGTCATTCTGACTTTAAGGATCCTGCAGGATGCTGCTTCCCTTAGCTGGTAGCGTCTGAAGTTTCATTTGAAGCAATTTCTGCTGCCTTCAGATGTAAGAGAACCCAGGAGGCCGggcacccagcccagggctttCCATTAAGGTCAAGGAGGCAGGAGGGCAGAGTGGTGCAGCCGTCCTGatttctccttgttttctcaGTCCCACAGGCGGCAGCACAACAAAGATAAACCCTTCAAGTGCCACAACTGTCACCGGGCGTACACGGACGCGACCTCGCTGGAGGTGCACCTGTCCACGCACACAGTGAAGCATGCCAAGGTGTACACCTGCACCATCTGCAGCCGGGCGTACACGTCGGTGAGCACTcggagcccccctcccccccccgcaaGCGGCTTCACCCCGCCTTTCCGATAAAGCGCTGCCGCAGTGAATACACCCCATCCATCCCTTGCTCCACCTTGCCGGGATCAGTAAAGAGAACAGAAACTGAACAGACGCAGAGCTGAGGAATTTGGGGGATGCCTGGTCCCTTAAGCCTATAGCGATTGCTCAGCAGTGAGTCTTCATTTTACTTAGACACAGGACAAAAGAAAGCGTCTTGAAATTGTGAGAGACGAGAGATTTCAGTTAGATGTTTTCCATTAGACTCCAGAAAAAGGTGGTCAGGTGGTTCCATTCAGAGATCTTTGAGAAAGTGACAGCTTTCCCCGTGCCAGCTGAATGCCCGCGGTTACCCTACAGGCCCCCACCTTGTCCACGCGGTGCGAGCACCGAAAGCGGCTCATGGGGAGAACCCGCGCGGCTCCAGAGCGCCTCTGTATAAGTGTCGTTCTGTTCAAGGCAGCAGCCCGGGGTGCTGGTTACAGGgagcttccttcctcctctttcctccctcaacCCCTCTTCCATCCCCCTCAGGAGACGTACCTGATGAAGCACATGCGCAAACACAACCCTCCTGATCTCCAGCAGCAGGtgcaggcggcggcggcggcggcggcagtggCGCAGGCCCAGgcgcaggcccaggcccaggcgcAGGCGCAGGCCCAGGCGCAGGCGCAGGCCCAGGCGCAGGCCTCCCAGGCTTCGCAGCAGCCACAGCAGCAGCCGCCACAGCCTCCGCACTTCCAGTCCCCGGGGGCGGCCCCCCAGGGCGGGGGTGGCGGGGACAGCAACCCCAATCCCCCGCCCCAGTGCTCCTTCGACCTGACCCCCTATAAGACGGCAGAGCACCACAAGGACATCTGCCTCACCGTCACCACCAGCACCATCCAGGTAGAGCACCTGGCCAGCTCGTAGAGACCTGTGCTGCCGTCCCCCGGGGAGAGGGGAAAGAGGCTCTGGTCCCTTCTTTCTCCAGCTCCTCTTGGTGGGAAAAGTCCTCTTCTTCCTTGACAGGCCACGGCTCCATCTCCTTGGGCCTCAGGCATGGCCTTCTCTCACAGGATACCATCCTTATTGTCTCAGCTCCTCTTCCGAAGGAACGTCAGCCCTCCTGAATGGCAGAGGAGTACTGAGCTGGTCGCGTAATCCAGCAGCCTCCCGCCTAAGCGTAGCTTTTAACGTTGGGGGTTGGTGCTCAGGGGAGGGGTTTGCTATGACCTCATAGAGACTTTTCCAGCGTGGGCACTTACTCTCTCCTCACCCTCGTAATCCTCCAAGCTCGGGCTGACAGAGGACTAGAGCCTGGCACTCCCGGACGGCACAGAGGAGGGAGCCCTAAATGCAAGCAGCCTCCTGTTCTGTTCTTGCCTGCGAAAGAACAGAGGTCCCTCCCGTGCCCCTGTCCCTGGGAGCCGTTTTCTTCCCCTCATGATCTCACTTCACTTCCTACCTGATGCTGGCGGGAGGTCTGGGGCGGGTCAGACCCCCTTTATTTGTAAAGGGGCAAGGGCCGAGATGTGGTCCCCAAGGGGCCGGAGATCCCCAAAATGGCCGACGGTGGCTTAGAAGTGTGGGTTATGGTTTTCCTTGGAgcctctccccttctctgccaGCCGAGGCCCTGTGCTCAGTCTCCCCGTCCCCAACCTAAGGAGCTGCGGGTTCTTTATGAAACCCCACGATAAGGGGGCTGCAGAGAAGGGAGAGTTCGGGGCAGATGCAAGGACTGGACTTAGCTCCCTAGGTGCCGCGGTCAGTTGCCGGACAcggatttatatataaatatatatatataaatatatatatacccactCATCACGGCCATCTTTGTTGTAACCATTTCTGTGTTTATAAATGCATTATCTCTGAGAATTTTCatatttgatgtttatttttgtcccttttgtttttctccaccCTGTCTTCTggccaatggcatttttatttccttttttttttttttttttttaaatcatggcagatttcagagaaaacagaaaatggaaaaaaaaatcaggaaaccaGTTgttataaagtaatttaaaatgaggaaaaaaagaaaaacttatgtACAAAACCAAGGGGTGTTTTTAGAACCTTGTATAGAAATAAATTCGTGTAAAAGGATCAGAGGCAGTGGAGCTGCTGATGTGAGTGTAAGCGTGGGAAACAGCTATTTGGGGAGACGTTCAAGGCCAGTACTAAGGATTTACAGTAGTGTGTGCGAACGGTAAGAACGAATGCTGTGTGATGGGGCCGTGTGTGTATCCCTAGCCATAGAAGGGCACAACTTTGAAATCTCTGAAGTGAAATCTTGGTTTATGAGGGTTCCTACATACAAATCCTGCTGTGAGGACTGTGTCGCCTAAGGTGTAAGAGCAGGGTTCAGTCGTGTGTTAACAAGATACCTCGAAGCTCTCCCTatccaggaaatggaagcacgGCCTCCTGGAAGGACCTGCACTGCTGCCAGAGCATCTGTGGGCTCAGTGCTAATTCCAGCTGGCATATCCTGTGGCACCTAAAACCAGAGGTTTCCAGTGGTGGAACCCATAACCGGGATTGAAGAATGAAACGGGACAGTTGTAGTGCTGAGGGGCAGAGCGTGGGCGGGAAACCTGGACTTCTGCCCTGGCTCTCCCATCAACCAGTGTCGGCCGCAATGCTTCTTCAAATGCTAAATGAAGGGATTGGGCTAGATCACCTCCAAGATtcctttctgaaaattaaaaatcttctaagcACTGAAAAAGTTGTGACAAAGCTCCCACGTCTGACAACATGGCCATCCTGTGTGGGACTGCCGGGCAGCCACGCTCATTAGCTGGTGGCGTGTGGATAGGCAATGAAACACCACCTCTTAGCTGTAGGGCTCGGGCTCTTGTGTG
It encodes the following:
- the ZNF384 gene encoding zinc finger protein 384 isoform X8 — its product is MEESHFNSNPYFWPSIPTVSGQIENTMFINKMKDQLLPEKGCGLAPPHYPTLLTVPASVSLPSGISMDTESKSDQLTPHSQASVTQNITVVPVPSTGLMTAGPGLVITSPSGSLVTTASSAQTFPISAPMIVSALPPGSQALQVVPDLSKKVASTLTEEGGGGGGGGGTVAAKPPRGRKKKRMLESGLPEMNDPYVLSPEDDDDHQKDGKTYRCRMCSLTFYSKSEMQIHSKSHTETKPHKCPHCSKTFANSSYLAQHIRIHSGAKPYSCNFCEKSFRQLSHLQQHTRIHTGDRPYKCAHPGCEKAFTQLSNLQSHRRQHNKDKPFKCHNCHRAYTDATSLEVHLSTHTVKHAKVYTCTICSRAYTSETYLMKHMRKHNPPDLQQQVQAAAAAAAVAQAQAQAQAQAQAQAQAQAQAQAQASQASQQPQQQPPQPPHFQSPGAAPQGGGGGDSNPNPPPQCSFDLTPYKTAEHHKDICLTVTTSTIQVEHLASS
- the ZNF384 gene encoding zinc finger protein 384 isoform X5, with amino-acid sequence MEESHFNSNPYFWPSIPTVSGQIENTMFINKMKDQLLPEKGCGLAPPHYPTLLTVPASVSLPSGISMDTESKSDQLTPHSQASVTQNITVVPVPSTGLMTAGVSCSQRWRREGSQSRGPGLVITSPSGSLVTTASSAQTFPISAPMIVSALPPGSQALQVVPDLSKKVASTLTEEGGGGGGGGGTVAAKPPRGRKKKRMLESGLPEMNDPYVLSPEDDDDHQKDGKTYRSEGNCGTGNGQSLGLMDSVPGSTTNLLCDPGCRMCSLTFYSKSEMQIHSKSHTETKPHKCPHCSKTFANSSYLAQHIRIHSGAKPYSCNFCEKSFRQLSHLQQHTRIHTGDRPYKCAHPGCEKAFTQLSNLQSHRRQHNKDKPFKCHNCHRAYTDATSLEVHLSTHTVKHAKVYTCTICSRAYTSETYLMKHMRKHNPPDLQQQVQAAAAAAAVAQAQAQAQAQAQAQAQAQAQAQAQASQASQQPQQQPPQPPHFQSPGAAPQGGGGGDSNPNPPPQCSFDLTPYKTAEHHKDICLTVTTSTIQVEHLASS
- the ZNF384 gene encoding zinc finger protein 384 isoform X7; this encodes MEESHFNSNPYFWPSIPTVSGQIENTMFINKMKDQLLPEKGCGLAPPHYPTLLTVPASVSLPSGISMDTESKSDQLTPHSQASVTQNITVVPVPSTGLMTAGVSCSQRWRREGSQSRGPGLVITSPSGSLVTTASSAQTFPISAPMIVSALPPGSQALQVVPDLSKKVASTLTEEGGGGGGGGGTVAAKPPRGRKKKRMLESGLPEMNDPYVLSPEDDDDHQKDGKTYRCRMCSLTFYSKSEMQIHSKSHTETKPHKCPHCSKTFANSSYLAQHIRIHSGAKPYSCNFCEKSFRQLSHLQQHTRIHTGDRPYKCAHPGCEKAFTQLSNLQSHRRQHNKDKPFKCHNCHRAYTDATSLEVHLSTHTVKHAKVYTCTICSRAYTSETYLMKHMRKHNPPDLQQQVQAAAAAAAVAQAQAQAQAQAQAQAQAQAQAQAQASQASQQPQQQPPQPPHFQSPGAAPQGGGGGDSNPNPPPQCSFDLTPYKTAEHHKDICLTVTTSTIQVEHLASS